Sequence from the Candidatus Thioglobus sp. NP1 genome:
ATTATCTACTGGTCTTGTAAAAGAAAGCCAGCCTGACTTAGAGTCAAATCGATCAGCCGTATCAAAGAGCGGCCTTCCAGATAACTTATCTACAAAAATACCTTCTGGAGTATCTTTAAAAATCTTATATTGGACACAAAATCTTTTATCCGTTCCATCATTAAATGCAACATTATGAGCTTCAGAGCCAATACCTAATTTAAAATCACCAAGTGCTTTATAAAAATCTTCTGACGACATTATGCCCTGATGAGCCCAAACCTCCTTACCATCTTCAATAAGAAAAATTGTAGGAGTAGCCCATGTTGGTGTTTCTATTTCAAAACCACTTAGCGCAGATGCTGGCGTAGATCTTAGTGGAATGGTTCCTGCATACTTTGACGTTACTTTTTTCTCAAACTCAATACAAAATAAACAAGTACCTTCAATTTCAGGACCAATAACTATAATCTCCTTGCCCCCAAGTGGAGTTATCTTATCTAAGGGACTCTCAATTGAATTTTGTGTAAGAAAAGCAACACCAGTAGAATGGTCAGGACAATAGCCATTTGGATTAAAACGTAAATAATCTTGGTGATAATCCTCTGCAGGCCAAAATTTTTCTAAAGCAGACATTTCTGTAACGATCTGCCCATATCCTTTTTCACTTAATAGCTTTTGAAACTCTTGTCCAGTTTTAATAGCTATTTCTTTTTGTTTATCAGTTGTCCAATAAATAGCAGAGCGATAATTATTACCAACATCATTGCCTTGGCGATTCATCTGAGTTGGGTCATGAATCTCCCAGAAATTTTTTATTAAAGTCTCTGTAGAGACTTTACTAGAGTCATAAACAACTTTTACAGTCTCAGTATGATTAATTAGAGTATTACTATTTTCTTTTTCCTCATCTGACATACCTATGTTTTTGAGAATAGATAGAAAGGTTTCGCCTTGTCCATTTCTCCTATTATTAAGAACATCTTGATATGTTGGGTTCTCATAATTACCACCTGAATAACCAGAGACAACATCTATAACGCCATCAAAACTTTCAAAGTTTTTTTCGACACCCCAAAAACAACCTGCAGCAAAAAAAATTTCTAAAATCACTGGATAATCCTTAAATATTTAAAAAAAATGGATTCTACACCTTATAAACGAATATAAGGTGTTGAATGAGTGAAGAATAGACAGATTCAAAAGGTAATTATCAAAAATACATTCAATAATTTAGTTCACAATTTTTAGATATCCTTTAATATAGGCTGAGGGAAAAGAAATTTTATTAGATTTTGATGCAAGAGAATTAAACTTTATTGATAAGTCTTTTTCCATATTTTTTCTTAAGAATTCATCAGTTAAATCTAACTCAACTACCTCATTATAATCACAATAAGTAGACGAACAGCCAGAAGCATTAGATGAAATTAAATTAATATTAACTGAGTTTTCATCGTCACAAGTATTCCACTTATCACAAAAGCTTGCTGAAGAATAGCTTCTCTTTTCCTCTGATTTATATGTAATAGATAAATTAACAATATGATTTGTAGAACTATCATTATTATCTTTAATACCAATTAAAAAATAATCAAATGTATCAGGATCACCGATCATACTTCTATTCTGAGTATCCGATATTTTAGAAGCAACAAACTTTAATTTATTATCTGATATTTGGATTTTTTCAGCATACTCAGCTGTCAGTCCAGCCTCTAATAAATCAGCATCAATCTTCTCTTTTTTCTTGTTGAGAATTTTAACTACTGATGCAACTAAATCAGGATTATAGTTTTTTTGAGCCTCAATAATACTATCATCATGAGATAGGTTTAAAGCAAAAATCCTTTCTACTTCAGTATCGATAGGATTTTTAGGCATAGAAAGTTCAGAATAATCTATTGCAGAACAACCAATTAAACCAATAGATAGAAATAAGATAATAATGATTTTTTTCATTTTTTTACTCTTTAAATTAAAATAAAGTGGTAGTCACGGTCAGATTTGAACTGACGACTTCCACCTTGTCGAGGTGGCACTCTAACCAACTGAGTTACGCGACTGCTATGGAAAATTATACTGCTTCGAAAGTAGATTTGATGATTTTTTGAATATTTGATGCAGCTTGATATCTATTTTCAGCATTTTTAATTGGCCTTCCAACAACTATATAGTCAGACCCACTTTTAAAAGCAGTTGAAACATCAACAACTCGTTTTTGGTCATCATCATTAGCTACTGGTCTTATTCCTGGAGTAACTGCAATTAATTTATTATCAACATATTCTCTAATATAGGGCACTTCAAGACCCGATGAAACTATTCCATCACAGCCAGCCTCAAAAGCCCTTTTGGCCCTTGATATAACTAAATCTTTCACATTACACTTAAAGCCTAGATCATCCAAATCCCCTCTATCAAGACTTGTAAGCGCTGTAACAGCAAGTATTTTTAAATTATTTTTATTTTCAGCAGCTTTTTCCATTAAAGCTTGATTACCATGAATAGTTGCAAAAGTTGCACCATACTCACTTAGTCTTGCAATTGTTCTCCCAACAGTCTCAGGTACATCAAAAAATTTCAAATCAACAAAAACCTTTTTATCTTTTGCTACTAACCAATCTAATAACTCAAAGTACTGACCAGTCATTAAAAGCTCCATACCAATCTTATAGAAATTAATACTATCATCAAGTTCAACTACTATTTCCTTAGCTTTTGAAACCTCTGGCACATCTAGAGCAAAAATTAAACGGTCTTCAATATTTATATCTTTCATCTTAACTTATAAAAAAATGTATAAATAAAATTATACTTGAGAGTATTAGCCAAGAATTAATCTGAAGAAATAAACTCTTTAACTTTTTTAAAAACTACTTTAGCACCCCGCTCATTCAAATGTATTTGATCAAATAATATCCATTGCCCATTGGACTTAGAAATTTTATCCCATGACCTCTTAAAGACGTAATGATGATATATACCTCCAAATATTCGACGAAGTATTGTTATAGTTTTTGGGTTAAAGTCATTTTTTAATGGATAGTCTCTATTTGCTAATTCAGACCAAATTAAATCTGAGATAGGTAGAAGAGTAATATTCTTTTTAATTGCAGTGAGCTCTATGAATTCATTAAAATTTTTTATATGGTTATTGTTTACTGAATCTTTATATTCACCAATTGGAGGAAGAGTACAAATTGCAAGTTTAGGAACATTTTTAAGGCGATCTATTAATTCTGGTAATAGCTCTTTAAATCTTTCTAAAGTAGGGATTTCGGGTAACTGACTATTTTTTTTATAACGCTCTCCTGAATTTTTATCAAGCGATGCCAATGCATCATTTGTGCCAATCATTATGGTTACAACATCAGGTTTACAGGCTAATATTGAATCCAATCTTTGATGAACTTGCCATACAACATCACCATTAATACCTTCATTAAGGAATTTATCATTTGGATACTCTTGTCGTAGGCTGTCAACCCAACATTCACCAATATTGCCATGAGTTAAAGAATCTCCAATACAAGCAATAACTCGTCCTTTTTTTAAACGGTCTGATTCTATAAAATCTATAGCCCTATCTTTTGGTGGGGTTGCTATTATTGAAGACACATAAAAAAAAATAGCTGCAATTATTATTACAGCTATTAATATTATTAAAAAGAAAGAACCCATAGAGGTCAATACTACATATACATTAAAGACCTTCTATCGATACTTCAATTTTGATAACGTCATCATAAGGTCTTTTCTTACTAGAGAAGGAAACCTCACGTCCATCATAATCAACAGTAACTCTATAATGGCTCAGTCTTTTTTCAATAACTTGCCTAACTTTATTTTCACATACTTCTTGACTAACAACAGCTCCTGTTCCATTAGCTTTTTCAGCATCATTTGCTAGTGATGCTCCTAAAAATGCACCAAATATTGTCATAGCATCTTTACCATCACCATCACCAAGTTTATTTCCAATAGCACCTCCAAGGACAGCGCCCATTAATTCATTTGTTGCACTTCCATCACCACTTTGAACGGATTCTTTAATATAGCATTCTTGATATGGCTCATCAACTCTATATTGTTTAAAGACCTTTTCAACAGAAGTTACGGTTGCTGAATCGACAAAACTTCCTGCAAAAGTAAGCTGAGATGCTAATATAAATGACATAATTATTAAACTTTTTAAAATTTTTCTCATAACTTTACTCCAGTAATATTTAGCCCCTATAATGTGAATTATATACTTTTTTAATATTTTTTCATTGAATTAACAATCATAACTGGCAATAATATAACACTTGCCTTGGTAGCTCAGCTGGATAGAGCACTCGCCTCCTAAGCGAGGGGTCGTAGGTTCAAATCCTGCCCAGGGCGCCACATTATGCAAATTTCTTTTCAAAATCTTTCATAAAAGTAACCAAAGCATTGACACCCTCTTTTGGCATTGCATTATATATGCTAGCTCTCATACCACCAACACTACGGTGCCCTTTTAATGCCAACAAATCAGCTTCTTTTGATTTTTCTAAAAATAAGGTATTGAGATTTTCATCCGCTAAAAAAAATGGAACATTCATTAATGAGCGATATCTAATGGATACCTTATTTAAATAAAAATCACTATTATCAATTGCAGCATAAAGTGTTTTTGCTTTTTCTTCATTAATTTTTTGTATTACATTTAAACCACCCTGCTCCTTAAGCCACTCAAATACGCAGCCTGCCGCATACCACGAGAAGGTTGTTGGAGTATTAAACATTGATTCATTATTAGCCTGTGTAGAGTAATCAAAAAGTTTTGGCTGACCATTAACTACTTGTCCCAATAAATCCTCTCGAACAATAACAATAGTTAGTCCTGACGGTCCAATATTTTTTTGTGCCCCCGCATAAATAACTCCAAATTTTGTTACGTCAATTTCACGAGAAAGAATCGTTGAAGACATGTCAGCCGCCAATGGCATCTTAACTTCAGGAATATAATCAAATTCTAAACCAGCTATAGTTTCATTAGAAACATAATGAAGATAAGCTGCATCTTCATTAATATTCCATTTTTCAAAATCCTCAATATCAGTAAAGTTATTATTTGAACTATCTGAACAAATATTTACATCACAGTAACGACTTGCCTCACTAATTGCCTTCTCTGACCAAAGTCCAGTATTGACATAATTTGCAATATTTCTTCCTCTAAGAAGGTTAATAGGAACCATTGAAAATTGAGCTGAAGCTCCACCTTGAAGAAATAAAACTTTATAGTTATTTGGAATACTAAGTAAGTCCCTCAAATCCTGTTCTGACTTTCTAGCAACCTCCATAAAATCCTCACCACGATGTGAGATTTCCATTATTGAGGCTTTAGCTCCTCTATATTCTAAAAGCTCCTCATTAATTTTTTTAAGGACTTCGCTTGGAAGCATAGCGGGACCAGCACTAAAATTGTATGCTTTTGTCATATTTATTTTTCGTAATTATTAAAAAAATATTTTTTTTTAGAGATGTTAATTATACCAAATTGATTATAAATTCATAAAATTAAGAAAGTGATTAAAATTTATAGAAACAACTATTAAAAAGAACTAAAATCTATATTTATTTTTTTTATATAATATCTATATGAATATTTTTAAACACAATTTTAAGCTACTAGTATTATCTTTATTTGCCTTCCAAGGATTCTCTAATGCTGCATTAGCTGATGAACATCTTCATGCTGTAAGTGGCTCCGTAACAGGCTGTTCAAATAAACATGCGGTGCATGTCCTTATTTATGAAGAATCAGGCTTTAACAATGGAATGACTCATAGTCAAGAAGTTATTATTAACCCCGAAAATAGTGGTGACTGTAAAGTACCATTTAACTTTAATAAGCCTACTGGTTCATATGCTCTAGCTTCTTTTGAAGATAAAAATGGAAATGGAGAATTAGACTTTTTCTTTTTCATTCCAAAAGAGCCAGCAGGATTTTATAAATTTAATGGGATGGGTGCTCCAAAGTTTGAAAAAATGAAGATTAATGTGGATAAAGATATTAATAATATTGAGATATTATTACCTTAAATAATTAACATGCATCTTTCAATCATTGCAGGATCTTCTGGACTTGTTGGTAACAATATCTTAAATCAGCTTTGTGAAGATAACCATAACGTTATTGCAATAAATAGAAAGCCTATTTCAGGTCTTCACCCTAAAACTACAGAGCTTGTCATTGACTTTGAATCCTTTCTTATCGATGGGTCTTTACCAGCATGTAATCATGCATTTATTTGCCTTGGAACCACTATGAAGATTGCAGGAAATAAAAATAATTTTCGAAGAGTTGATTTTGATTATTCTCTTGATATTGCTAAAAAAGCGTTTGAGTCGGGCGCAAAAAAATTAACTCTGATTTCTTCTGGTGGTGCTGATAGTTCTTCTAAAAACTTTTATCTTAGAGTTAAAGGTGAACTTGAGGATGCTATTATTAATATTGGATTTGAGAGTGTAAATATTTTTAGACCTGGCTTTTTAACTGGAGCTGGAGGAAGAAAAAGGGCTACATCTGAAAAAATATTCATGAAGCTTGCAAAATTTCTTGACCTTATTCTTATTGGCTCTGCAAGAAAATACCGAAGCATCAATGCTGAAGTTTTAGCAAGAAAAATGGTTTCTACATTAAAAAGTAAGCCAGGAGTTAATTACTATTACTATGACGACTTTATAAAATAACAAATTTAAGTTTTAAACTGACTTAAAAACCATCAATAACAATCTTAGTCGTTATAAAAACTGCCACTGGTATAATATTGACCATCTAATTAAGCATATCAATTGACAATGTCTGGTAATTCATTTGGAAAATTATTTACTTTAACAACAGCGGGTGAGAGTCATGGTGACGCACTTATTGGAATTGTTGATGGTTGTCCTCCAGGAATGGAATTATCAGAAGCTGATCTTCAGGGTGATCTTGATCTAAGAAAGCCTGGTAGTTCTAGACACACTACTCAAAGAAGGGAATCTGATGCAATTAAAATTGTATCGGGAACCTTTGAAGGCGTTACTACAGGAACACCAATTGCTCTTGTAATTGAAAATATGGACCAAAGACCAAGGGATTATACAAATATAGCAAATTCTTTTCGTCCCGGTCATGCTGATTTCACTTATCAACAAAAATATGGAATAAGGGATTACCGTGGTGGTGGTCGCTCTTCTGCGAGAGAAACAGCAATTCGAGTTGCAGCAGGTGGAATAGCTAAGAAGTACCTTAAATCAAGATATGGTATCGAGATAAATGGATATGTAGCCCAGCTAGGGCCAATAACATTTGAAAACTTTGACTGGAATGAAGTTCATAATAATCCTTTCTTTTGTCCTGATGCCTCTAAAGTAAGCGAACTTGAAGATTACATGGATAAACTCAGAAAATCGGGTGATTCTATTGGTGCAAGAATTAATATAGTGGCAAGTAATATGATTACTGGACTAGGAGAACCAATTTTTGATCGTCTTGATGCAGATATAGCCCACGCAATGCTTAGTATTAATGCAGTTAAAGGTGTTGAAATTGGAGCAGGATTTGCTGTTGTTGATCAAAAAGGTTCAGACCATAGAGACCCGATAACTCCTGAAGGATTTGTTTCAAATAATTCTGGTGGTATCCTCGGAGGGATAAGTTCTGGTCAAGACCTTTTAATATCTATAGCACTAAAACCAACTTCAAGTATTCGCCTTGCAACAGATAGTATTGATAAAAAAGGTAATGCTATGGAAATTAGTACTACTGGAAGGCATGACCCGTGCGTCGGTATCAGAGCAACTCCAATCGCTGAAGCGATGCTTGCAATTACACTAATGGATCATGCATTAAGAAATCGTGCTCAAAATTTAGATGTATCCTCAACAACCCCGTCTATACCTTCTTCAAAAGCATAGCTATTAGACAATCTAAAAGGAAGTAATGTTCAAGCTAATTCATAAGCGCGTTCCTAGTAACGCTAAAAACGATATCCTGTCTGGTCTAACAGTTGCACTAGCATTAGTTCCTGAGGCAGTTGCATTTGCTCTTCTAGCTGGATTAAATCCTTTGGTTGGACTCTATGCTGCTTTCACCATTGGTATTGTTACTTCAATTCTAGGTGGAAGGCCAGGAATGATTTCAGGAGCTACAGGAGCAATTGCTGTGGTTATTGGAACCCTTGTTGCACTCCATGGGGTTGAGTACTTATTTGCTGCAGTAGTCTTAACTGGTTTGATCCAGATTATTTTTGGTTTATTGAAGATGGGTAAGTTTATTCGACTTGTTCCCCACCCAGTTTTTTTAGGTTTTGTTAATGGCCTAGCGATAGTTATATTCCTATCTCAAGTAAAACAATTTAAGGTCGCTGGAGAGTGGATTACCGGAACTCCTTTAGTAATTATGCTAGCAATAGTTGCAATTACAATGGCCATTATTCATTTTTTACCTAAAATTACTCGAGCAGTACCATCAACTCTTGTGGCAATAGTTATTGGAACAGTTGCAGTCTTATTTTTAGGTCTTGATACTAGGACAGTTGGAGATATTTCACCTATTGGAGGAGTCTTCCCTCCATTTCATCTTCCTGATGTTCCATTGAACTTAGAAATGCTTAAAATTGTTTTTCCATATGCCATTGTTATGGCACTAGTTGGGCTTATAGAGAGCCTTTTAACACTTAACTTAATTGATGATCTAACTGAAACAACAGGCCAACCAAATCGTGAATGTATTGGACAAGGTGTTGCAAATACGGTAACTGGTCTTTTTGGAGGTATGGGTGGATGCGCAATGGTTGGTCAGAGCTTAATAAATATCAAATCAGGTGGTCGTGGAAGATTGTCAGGAATTACAGCATCAATTATTCTACTATTTTTTATACTTTACCTTTCGAAGTACATCGAAATGATTCCAGTAGCAGTCCTTATTGGAGTCATGATGATGGTTGTTATAGGTACATTTGAATGGGGTTCTTTTCGTTTATTTGGAAAAATACCATTACCAGATATTATTGTTGGTATTTCTGTAGCAGTTATTACAGTTTTAACTGATAATTTAGCCCTTGCTGTTATTGCAGGAGTTATTATGTCTGCTCTTTCATATGCATGGGAGTCAGCAGGAAAAATTTCCTCCATCGAAGAAAATGAGTCAGAAGGTAAAAAGACTTATAAACTTCATGGGGCTTTATTTTTTGCATCAATCAATACCTTTCACGCTATCTTTAACCCAAAAGAAGATCCAGAGAATGTTTATATTGATTTTGGGGACTCTAGGGTAATTGATCATTCTGCTATTGAAGCAATCGATAAGCTTGCTGATCGCTATCAGAAAGCTGGTAAGAAATTACACTTGATGCATCTCAGTCCCGAATGTAGGTTACTTTTAAAAACAGCGAAGCATCTAGTCGAGGTAAATGTCTTAGAGGACCCTCAGTATCATATTGCTATTGATAAAGCCAAAGCAAGAATTGAAGGCACAATATAGTTTAATAAAAATTATACTATTTGAACTGACTGTCCCTTAATCGCTTTATTTGATTTCTCATATCTGCTGCTTGCTCAAACTCTAAATCCTCTGCAAATTTATACATCTCTTTTTCAAGACGTTTTAGCTCTTTTGAAAGCTGGACTGGAGAGAGTCGAATCTGAATAGTCTCTGAATCTAGTTCTGAAAGATCAGACGCAGAGATATCAGTATCCAATATATCAACAATTGGCTTAACCACTCCCATAGGCGTTATTCCATATTTTTTATTATAAGCCTCCTGCTTAGTTCTTCTTCTAGAGGTAACATCCATAGCTCTTTGCATTGAATTTGTAATTCTATCTGCGTACAAAATAACACTACCATTAATGTGCCTTGCAGCCCTTCCCATAGTTTGAACTAAAGATCGCTCAGATCTTAAAAAACCCTCTTTATCGGCATCAAGAATTGCAACTAATGAAACTTCAGGGATATCCAAGCCCTCTCTAAGTAGATTAATTCCTACCAAGACATCAAAAATTCCAAGGCGCAGATCACGAATAATTTCAACCCTTTCGACTGTATCAATATCTGAGTGAAGATAACGAACTTTCACATTATGGTCATTCAAGTAGTCACTTAACTGCTCTGACATTTTCTTGGTAAGTGTTGTAACTAGAACTCTCTCCTTTACTTTGACCCTCTTATGGATTTCAGATAGAAGATTATCAACCTGGGTTTCAACTGGACGAATATCTATTCCAGGATCAAGAAGTCCTGTGGGCCTTACAACTTGCTCAGCAATTACAGTAGAAACCTCTAATTCAAAATTAGCAGGGGTTGCAGAAACCAAAATACATTGATTTAAACGCTCTGAAAATTCTTCAAACCTTAATGGACGATTGTCAAGCGCTGATGGTAAACGAAAACCAAAATCAACTAATGTAGTCTTACGAGCTCTATCACCATTGTACATTCCACCTATCTGGCTTACTGTTACGTGAGACTCATCTAAAATAATTAGGGCATCTTCTGGCATATAGTCAAAGAGAGTTGGTGGTGGTTCTCCTGGCTTACGACCTGATAGGTAACGTGAGTAATTCTCAATACCTGAGCAATATCCAAGCTCTCTCATCATTTCCATATCCTGTGCAACTCTTTGCGAGAGTCTTTGATCCTCAACAAGCTTATTCTGAGATAAAAGTTCTTTTTTTCTGATACCAAGTTCAACTTTAATATCATCAAGAATATTTATGATAGTTGACTTTGGAGTAACGTAATGAGTCTTTGGATATATAGTTATCCTTTGAAGTGCCTTGAGCTTTTCACCAGTTAATGGATCAAACCAATAAAGATTCTCAATCTCATCATCAAACATCTCTATACGAACCGCCCTCTCCTCTGAATCAGCAGGAAAAATATCAATAACCTCTCCCTTAACTCTAAAATGACCTCTAATTAATGTGACATCATTTCTTGAATATTGCATTTTTGATAAGGTTGCTAGGATTTCCCTCTGATTTGTAATCTCACCAACTGTTAAATGAAGCAACATTTTCATGTAACTTTCAGGATCACCAAGGCCATAAATTGCAGAAACACTAGCAACTATAATTACATCTTTTCGCTCAAGAAGAGATTTAGTAGCTGATAGTCGCATCTGTTCGATCTGCTCATTTATTGATGCATCTTTTTCAATAAAGGTA
This genomic interval carries:
- the msrA gene encoding peptide-methionine (S)-S-oxide reductase MsrA, with translation MILEIFFAAGCFWGVEKNFESFDGVIDVVSGYSGGNYENPTYQDVLNNRRNGQGETFLSILKNIGMSDEEKENSNTLINHTETVKVVYDSSKVSTETLIKNFWEIHDPTQMNRQGNDVGNNYRSAIYWTTDKQKEIAIKTGQEFQKLLSEKGYGQIVTEMSALEKFWPAEDYHQDYLRFNPNGYCPDHSTGVAFLTQNSIESPLDKITPLGGKEIIVIGPEIEGTCLFCIEFEKKVTSKYAGTIPLRSTPASALSGFEIETPTWATPTIFLIEDGKEVWAHQGIMSSEDFYKALGDFKLGIGSEAHNVAFNDGTDKRFCVQYKIFKDTPEGIFVDKLSGRPLFDTADRFDSKSGWLSFTRPVDNEVYELIDKSYGMVRTEIRSVSSDIHLGHVFNDGPDGMPRYCINATVLEFVPRDDV
- a CDS encoding DUF2141 domain-containing protein; translated protein: MNIFKHNFKLLVLSLFAFQGFSNAALADEHLHAVSGSVTGCSNKHAVHVLIYEESGFNNGMTHSQEVIINPENSGDCKVPFNFNKPTGSYALASFEDKNGNGELDFFFFIPKEPAGFYKFNGMGAPKFEKMKINVDKDINNIEILLP
- the aroC gene encoding chorismate synthase translates to MSGNSFGKLFTLTTAGESHGDALIGIVDGCPPGMELSEADLQGDLDLRKPGSSRHTTQRRESDAIKIVSGTFEGVTTGTPIALVIENMDQRPRDYTNIANSFRPGHADFTYQQKYGIRDYRGGGRSSARETAIRVAAGGIAKKYLKSRYGIEINGYVAQLGPITFENFDWNEVHNNPFFCPDASKVSELEDYMDKLRKSGDSIGARINIVASNMITGLGEPIFDRLDADIAHAMLSINAVKGVEIGAGFAVVDQKGSDHRDPITPEGFVSNNSGGILGGISSGQDLLISIALKPTSSIRLATDSIDKKGNAMEISTTGRHDPCVGIRATPIAEAMLAITLMDHALRNRAQNLDVSSTTPSIPSSKA
- the uvrB gene encoding excinuclease ABC subunit UvrB, producing the protein MARKFQLKSNFSPKGDQPKAIKKLLDGIHSGEKFQTLIGVTGSGKTFTLANVIEQSQRPSLIMAPNKTLAAQLYSEMKEFFPDNAVEYFVSYYDYYQPEAYVPASDTFIEKDASINEQIEQMRLSATKSLLERKDVIIVASVSAIYGLGDPESYMKMLLHLTVGEITNQREILATLSKMQYSRNDVTLIRGHFRVKGEVIDIFPADSEERAVRIEMFDDEIENLYWFDPLTGEKLKALQRITIYPKTHYVTPKSTIINILDDIKVELGIRKKELLSQNKLVEDQRLSQRVAQDMEMMRELGYCSGIENYSRYLSGRKPGEPPPTLFDYMPEDALIILDESHVTVSQIGGMYNGDRARKTTLVDFGFRLPSALDNRPLRFEEFSERLNQCILVSATPANFELEVSTVIAEQVVRPTGLLDPGIDIRPVETQVDNLLSEIHKRVKVKERVLVTTLTKKMSEQLSDYLNDHNVKVRYLHSDIDTVERVEIIRDLRLGIFDVLVGINLLREGLDIPEVSLVAILDADKEGFLRSERSLVQTMGRAARHINGSVILYADRITNSMQRAMDVTSRRRTKQEAYNKKYGITPMGVVKPIVDILDTDISASDLSELDSETIQIRLSPVQLSKELKRLEKEMYKFAEDLEFEQAADMRNQIKRLRDSQFK
- a CDS encoding glycine zipper 2TM domain-containing protein, whose translation is MRKILKSLIIMSFILASQLTFAGSFVDSATVTSVEKVFKQYRVDEPYQECYIKESVQSGDGSATNELMGAVLGGAIGNKLGDGDGKDAMTIFGAFLGASLANDAEKANGTGAVVSQEVCENKVRQVIEKRLSHYRVTVDYDGREVSFSSKKRPYDDVIKIEVSIEGL
- a CDS encoding SulP family inorganic anion transporter, which produces MFKLIHKRVPSNAKNDILSGLTVALALVPEAVAFALLAGLNPLVGLYAAFTIGIVTSILGGRPGMISGATGAIAVVIGTLVALHGVEYLFAAVVLTGLIQIIFGLLKMGKFIRLVPHPVFLGFVNGLAIVIFLSQVKQFKVAGEWITGTPLVIMLAIVAITMAIIHFLPKITRAVPSTLVAIVIGTVAVLFLGLDTRTVGDISPIGGVFPPFHLPDVPLNLEMLKIVFPYAIVMALVGLIESLLTLNLIDDLTETTGQPNRECIGQGVANTVTGLFGGMGGCAMVGQSLINIKSGGRGRLSGITASIILLFFILYLSKYIEMIPVAVLIGVMMMVVIGTFEWGSFRLFGKIPLPDIIVGISVAVITVLTDNLALAVIAGVIMSALSYAWESAGKISSIEENESEGKKTYKLHGALFFASINTFHAIFNPKEDPENVYIDFGDSRVIDHSAIEAIDKLADRYQKAGKKLHLMHLSPECRLLLKTAKHLVEVNVLEDPQYHIAIDKAKARIEGTI
- the pyrF gene encoding orotidine-5'-phosphate decarboxylase translates to MKDINIEDRLIFALDVPEVSKAKEIVVELDDSINFYKIGMELLMTGQYFELLDWLVAKDKKVFVDLKFFDVPETVGRTIARLSEYGATFATIHGNQALMEKAAENKNNLKILAVTALTSLDRGDLDDLGFKCNVKDLVISRAKRAFEAGCDGIVSSGLEVPYIREYVDNKLIAVTPGIRPVANDDDQKRVVDVSTAFKSGSDYIVVGRPIKNAENRYQAASNIQKIIKSTFEAV
- a CDS encoding SGNH/GDSL hydrolase family protein; the protein is MSSIIATPPKDRAIDFIESDRLKKGRVIACIGDSLTHGNIGECWVDSLRQEYPNDKFLNEGINGDVVWQVHQRLDSILACKPDVVTIMIGTNDALASLDKNSGERYKKNSQLPEIPTLERFKELLPELIDRLKNVPKLAICTLPPIGEYKDSVNNNHIKNFNEFIELTAIKKNITLLPISDLIWSELANRDYPLKNDFNPKTITILRRIFGGIYHHYVFKRSWDKISKSNGQWILFDQIHLNERGAKVVFKKVKEFISSD
- the serC gene encoding 3-phosphoserine/phosphohydroxythreonine transaminase, with amino-acid sequence MTKAYNFSAGPAMLPSEVLKKINEELLEYRGAKASIMEISHRGEDFMEVARKSEQDLRDLLSIPNNYKVLFLQGGASAQFSMVPINLLRGRNIANYVNTGLWSEKAISEASRYCDVNICSDSSNNNFTDIEDFEKWNINEDAAYLHYVSNETIAGLEFDYIPEVKMPLAADMSSTILSREIDVTKFGVIYAGAQKNIGPSGLTIVIVREDLLGQVVNGQPKLFDYSTQANNESMFNTPTTFSWYAAGCVFEWLKEQGGLNVIQKINEEKAKTLYAAIDNSDFYLNKVSIRYRSLMNVPFFLADENLNTLFLEKSKEADLLALKGHRSVGGMRASIYNAMPKEGVNALVTFMKDFEKKFA